One Bacillota bacterium DNA segment encodes these proteins:
- the gltA gene encoding NADPH-dependent glutamate synthase, giving the protein MPSRLVRNPMPKQDPQERIRNFSEVALGYPEELARQEAARCIKCPKRPCVSGCPVGVDIPDFIELVTKGKYLEAAQKIKEKNSLPAICGRVCPQETQCEIQCTLGKRGEPVAIGALERFVADYERAHDDRDHTVSGDPPDLPNGEMVAVVGSGPAGLTCAADLAKLGYRVTLFESLHAPGGVLRYGIPEFRLPKAILDEEISYVKSLGVEIRLNALIGQIYSIDDLFKMGYKAIFIGVGAGLPHFLGIPGENLSGVYSANEFLTRSNLMKAYLFPEYATPIKVGRRVAVVGAGNVAMDSARTALRLGAEEVTIVYRRSRKEMPARHEEIINAEEEGVKFALLTNPIRVIGNEKKWVSGLECIKMELGEPDESGRRRPVPVPGSEFVMEIDTMISAIGTDPNPLLPKLIPGLKVGRHGNIEVDPETGMTNISGIFAGGDIVTGSATVIAAMGAGKVAARGIDRYLRGSKEQ; this is encoded by the coding sequence ATGCCATCGAGGTTAGTCCGCAATCCAATGCCAAAACAAGATCCGCAAGAACGTATACGCAACTTTTCTGAAGTTGCATTGGGGTATCCGGAGGAATTGGCCAGGCAGGAGGCGGCGAGGTGTATCAAATGCCCCAAGAGGCCTTGTGTCTCTGGTTGCCCCGTGGGAGTAGATATACCTGATTTTATTGAATTAGTCACCAAGGGGAAATACCTGGAAGCCGCGCAGAAGATAAAAGAAAAGAATAGCCTCCCCGCGATCTGCGGCCGGGTTTGCCCTCAGGAGACCCAATGCGAGATCCAGTGCACTCTCGGCAAGAGAGGAGAACCTGTGGCCATTGGCGCCCTTGAACGTTTCGTTGCTGATTATGAGCGTGCCCATGACGACCGAGATCATACGGTGAGTGGAGACCCGCCGGATCTACCGAATGGTGAGATGGTGGCAGTGGTGGGATCGGGACCTGCGGGCCTTACCTGCGCAGCCGACCTTGCAAAGCTGGGTTACAGGGTTACCCTCTTCGAATCTCTTCATGCCCCTGGAGGCGTCTTAAGGTACGGGATACCGGAGTTCAGGCTGCCCAAGGCTATTCTCGATGAGGAGATCTCTTATGTGAAGAGCCTTGGGGTAGAGATCCGGTTAAATGCGCTCATAGGCCAGATTTATTCTATAGATGATCTGTTCAAGATGGGATATAAGGCGATTTTCATCGGCGTCGGCGCCGGACTCCCTCATTTCCTTGGCATTCCCGGCGAAAATCTGAGCGGAGTATATTCAGCCAACGAATTCCTCACCCGCTCAAACCTTATGAAAGCCTACCTCTTCCCCGAGTATGCAACCCCAATCAAAGTGGGGAGGAGAGTGGCAGTGGTGGGGGCGGGGAATGTGGCTATGGATTCGGCCAGGACAGCGCTCAGGCTGGGGGCCGAAGAGGTCACCATCGTCTATAGGCGCTCTCGAAAGGAGATGCCCGCAAGGCATGAGGAGATCATAAATGCTGAAGAAGAAGGCGTGAAATTCGCCCTTCTGACTAATCCCATCCGAGTCATAGGAAATGAGAAAAAGTGGGTAAGCGGGCTTGAATGTATCAAAATGGAATTAGGAGAGCCGGATGAGAGCGGCCGTAGGCGGCCGGTGCCTGTCCCAGGGTCTGAATTCGTGATGGAGATAGATACCATGATATCTGCAATAGGGACTGATCCCAACCCCCTCCTGCCCAAGCTCATCCCTGGGCTCAAGGTCGGGCGCCACGGAAACATCGAGGTGGATCCAGAAACCGGAATGACCAATATTTCAGGTATCTTTGCGGGTGGTGACATCGTAACCGGTTCGGCGACGGTGATTGCTGCCATGGGGGCAGGCAAGGTGGCTGCCAGAGGCATAGACCGGTATCTACGTGGGAGTAAGGAACAGTGA
- a CDS encoding sulfide/dihydroorotate dehydrogenase-like FAD/NAD-binding protein: protein MYRILSKEVLAPRIKSFQIEAPEIARKAQPGHFVIVRLDKKGERIPLTIADHDTDAGTIELVVQEVGRTTVQMGLMKQGDYIMDIMGPLGIPLHIEKVDCVVFVAGGLGVAPIYPKAKRHFEVGSHVISLIGAQSRDLIIMRDRMEKVSHEVRYSTDDGSFGHHGFVTDILKEILEQSTKVDEVIAVGPLVMMKAAAMVTRPFGVKTIVSLNPIMVDGTGMCGGCRVTVGGQTKFACVDGPAFDGHQVDFDELIARQSRFLEQEKTAMQSFLEPSSGQEECRCHRG, encoded by the coding sequence ATGTACAGGATTCTAAGCAAGGAAGTCCTTGCTCCTCGGATCAAGTCATTTCAGATCGAAGCTCCAGAGATAGCAAGAAAAGCCCAGCCAGGACATTTCGTCATCGTAAGGTTAGATAAGAAGGGCGAACGCATCCCTCTTACCATTGCTGACCACGATACAGACGCGGGCACGATCGAATTGGTGGTGCAGGAGGTAGGCAGGACGACCGTCCAGATGGGGCTCATGAAGCAGGGGGATTACATCATGGATATCATGGGGCCGCTGGGAATTCCCCTGCACATCGAAAAGGTTGATTGCGTCGTGTTTGTGGCCGGAGGTTTGGGAGTCGCGCCCATATATCCGAAGGCAAAGCGTCACTTTGAAGTCGGAAGCCACGTCATATCCCTTATTGGGGCTCAGAGCCGGGATCTCATCATCATGCGTGATAGGATGGAAAAGGTGAGTCACGAGGTTCGTTACAGCACAGATGATGGAAGTTTCGGCCACCATGGTTTTGTGACAGACATCCTGAAAGAGATCCTCGAACAGAGCACTAAAGTGGATGAAGTAATAGCGGTGGGGCCACTGGTCATGATGAAAGCCGCCGCAATGGTGACCAGGCCGTTTGGGGTGAAGACGATCGTGAGCTTGAATCCCATCATGGTGGACGGGACCGGTATGTGCGGTGGCTGCCGGGTGACAGTTGGAGGTCAGACTAAATTTGCATGTGTAGATGGACCGGCCTTTGACGGTCACCAGGTGGACTTCGACGAGCTCATCGCCCGGCAGAGTCGATTTCTTGAACAAGAGAAAACTGCAATGCAATCTTTCCTGGAGCCTTCTTCTGGACAGGAGGAATGTAGATGCCATCGAGGTTAG
- a CDS encoding 4Fe-4S binding protein, which translates to MVNLTIDGQKVTVPEGTTILDAAKTIGIEIPTLCHHPDLEARAVCRICVVEIDGQKLLQPSCAYPVSEGMSVRTNTPLVRQARRVTLELLLARHPQDCLQCIRNQVCELQELAERLQIREVRFERKLRSLPKDESTPAIVRDPNKCILCRRCVSMCHDVQAAGVLYPVNRGVDTLVVPAYESELDEVACALCGQCIHACPVGAISERDDTEKVFRALNDPDMHVVVQTAPAIRVSIGEEMGLPVGTIVTGKLVSALRRLGFDRVMDTDFTADLTIIEEGNELLRRLKGGGVLPMITSCSPGWIKFGEHFYPDLLPHISTCKSPQQMFGALVKTYYARRAGIDPSKIFSVSLMPCTAKKYEADRPEMRSSGYKDVDVVLTSRELGRMFREAGIRFEELPEEEHDDPMGISTGAGAIFGATGGVMEAALRTVYEVATGKELGEVEFHAVRGLEGIKEASVDLDGFEVKVAVAHGLGNAKKILELLRNGDAPYHFIEIMCCPGGCVGGGGQPIPTRMDIRARRGEALYLADRSLPYRKSHENPAIKEIYREFLGEPLGEMSHHLLHTTYTSRGKYPKLSKTQIAARV; encoded by the coding sequence GTGGTCAATTTGACTATAGACGGACAGAAGGTCACCGTCCCTGAGGGGACGACCATCCTTGACGCAGCCAAGACCATTGGCATCGAGATCCCAACCCTGTGCCACCATCCCGACCTGGAGGCACGCGCTGTTTGCAGAATTTGTGTCGTTGAGATCGACGGGCAAAAGCTCCTCCAGCCGTCATGCGCATATCCTGTCTCAGAAGGAATGTCGGTCCGCACCAACACGCCATTGGTAAGGCAAGCCAGGCGGGTGACCCTCGAGCTCTTATTAGCCCGTCATCCACAGGATTGCCTGCAATGTATACGAAATCAGGTGTGCGAGCTCCAGGAGTTGGCTGAGAGATTGCAGATCCGCGAGGTAAGGTTTGAAAGGAAGCTCCGCAGCCTGCCAAAGGACGAATCAACCCCTGCGATCGTCCGGGATCCTAACAAATGCATATTGTGCCGCCGCTGTGTATCCATGTGCCATGATGTCCAGGCGGCAGGGGTTCTATATCCCGTAAATCGTGGAGTTGATACCCTGGTTGTCCCCGCGTATGAATCCGAATTAGATGAAGTGGCATGCGCGCTATGCGGCCAATGTATCCATGCCTGTCCTGTGGGCGCGATCTCCGAACGTGATGACACTGAGAAGGTGTTTCGGGCCCTCAATGACCCCGACATGCACGTGGTAGTGCAGACTGCGCCGGCTATCCGAGTGAGTATTGGCGAAGAAATGGGCCTTCCGGTGGGGACGATCGTGACTGGAAAGCTGGTCAGCGCCTTGCGACGACTTGGATTCGACAGGGTAATGGACACAGATTTCACGGCGGACCTCACCATAATCGAGGAAGGCAACGAACTCCTGAGACGCCTCAAGGGAGGGGGCGTCCTCCCCATGATAACTTCCTGCAGCCCGGGCTGGATCAAATTTGGGGAACACTTCTACCCGGACCTGCTTCCCCACATCTCAACATGCAAATCACCGCAGCAAATGTTCGGGGCTCTGGTGAAGACGTATTATGCCAGGAGGGCAGGGATCGATCCATCCAAGATCTTCTCGGTATCACTTATGCCCTGTACTGCCAAGAAATATGAGGCTGATAGGCCTGAGATGCGCTCGTCCGGGTACAAGGACGTAGATGTGGTCCTCACTAGCAGGGAGCTCGGCAGGATGTTCAGGGAGGCAGGAATTCGATTTGAGGAGCTTCCAGAAGAAGAACACGATGATCCCATGGGCATATCCACCGGAGCGGGTGCTATCTTTGGGGCAACGGGCGGTGTTATGGAAGCTGCCTTGAGAACCGTTTATGAGGTCGCTACTGGCAAAGAGCTGGGTGAGGTCGAATTTCATGCGGTCCGTGGTCTCGAGGGCATAAAGGAGGCCTCTGTAGACCTAGATGGTTTCGAGGTCAAGGTGGCTGTCGCCCACGGCCTTGGAAATGCTAAGAAGATATTGGAATTGTTGAGAAATGGTGACGCTCCATATCATTTCATCGAGATCATGTGCTGCCCTGGGGGGTGTGTTGGCGGCGGCGGGCAGCCCATACCCACCCGTATGGATATTCGCGCCAGGAGAGGAGAGGCCCTGTATCTAGCGGATAGGAGCCTCCCCTACAGGAAGTCCCATGAGAATCCCGCCATAAAGGAAATCTACAGAGAATTCCTTGGGGAACCTCTGGGGGAGATGTCGCATCATCTATTACACACTACCTATACCTCCAGGGGTAAATATCCGAAGCTGTCCAAGACTCAGATTGCAGCCAGAGTGTAG
- the nuoF gene encoding NADH-quinone oxidoreductase subunit NuoF — translation MKFYRSHVLVCGGTPCVLGGCKAVRDALIAEIERFGLQDEIRVVETGCLGPCDMGPIIVVYPEGITYGQVKVADVPLIVEEHLFKGRPVENRIMTHEAPSKGVSSLKEPPHVELQKRVVLRNCGVIDPDSIEEYIARDGYRALAQCVTQMTPDGVLEVVKKSGLLGRGGAGFPTGVKWGFTARAGKGQKYIVCNADEGEPGTFKDRLILEGDPHSILEGMAIAGYAVGADKGFIYIRGEYALSIQRLRNAVEQARKYGLLGENLFGSGFRFDVEVRIGAGAYVCGEETALIESMEGDRGEPRIKPPYPGVVGLWGKPTVVNNVETLANVPPIILFGPEWFRSIGTAECPGTKVFTLTGDINNKGLIEVPMGITLRQIIYEVGGGIPRGRQFKMAQTGGTSGGCLPEALLDTPMDYVSLAKAGSALGSGALLIIDDSHPIIDIACCFMKFFKHESCGKCAPCREGVDRLYDIVTKIAEGKGRLQDLDLIHEICQVMQVTSLCGLGQAAPLSIITMLRHYGDEIRDHITNKKACLIGTHSV, via the coding sequence TTGAAGTTTTATCGTTCGCATGTCCTGGTTTGTGGAGGCACGCCGTGCGTCTTGGGGGGGTGCAAGGCTGTCAGAGATGCCCTCATTGCGGAGATAGAACGATTCGGCCTGCAGGATGAGATTCGTGTAGTGGAGACTGGTTGCCTCGGTCCCTGCGATATGGGACCCATCATCGTGGTCTATCCTGAGGGCATAACCTATGGGCAAGTCAAAGTGGCGGATGTCCCTCTCATAGTGGAAGAGCACCTTTTCAAGGGACGACCTGTTGAGAACCGGATCATGACTCATGAGGCGCCATCGAAGGGCGTCAGCTCCTTGAAGGAGCCTCCCCATGTAGAGCTACAGAAACGTGTGGTCCTTAGAAACTGTGGTGTGATCGATCCTGATTCAATCGAGGAGTATATTGCGAGGGACGGTTATAGGGCCCTTGCCCAGTGCGTCACACAGATGACTCCTGATGGCGTCCTAGAGGTTGTTAAAAAGTCAGGCCTTCTGGGAAGGGGTGGGGCTGGCTTTCCGACAGGTGTGAAGTGGGGATTTACCGCTCGTGCCGGAAAAGGTCAAAAGTATATAGTCTGCAATGCAGATGAGGGCGAACCGGGCACATTCAAAGATCGTCTCATACTGGAAGGTGATCCCCATAGCATCTTGGAAGGCATGGCAATAGCAGGGTATGCAGTAGGGGCGGACAAAGGTTTCATTTACATAAGAGGAGAATACGCGCTCTCTATCCAGAGGCTGCGAAATGCCGTTGAGCAGGCGAGAAAATACGGGCTTTTGGGCGAAAATCTATTTGGATCTGGTTTCAGATTTGATGTGGAAGTGCGGATCGGCGCCGGGGCATATGTATGTGGTGAGGAAACGGCTCTGATCGAATCGATGGAAGGCGACAGGGGAGAACCAAGGATCAAACCTCCCTATCCTGGCGTTGTGGGCCTATGGGGCAAACCCACGGTGGTCAACAATGTGGAGACTCTGGCCAATGTTCCTCCGATCATCCTTTTCGGCCCTGAATGGTTTCGCAGCATCGGCACTGCCGAATGTCCGGGCACCAAGGTATTCACATTGACAGGAGATATCAATAACAAGGGGCTCATCGAAGTCCCGATGGGCATCACATTGAGGCAGATAATCTACGAAGTCGGCGGGGGAATACCCAGAGGCAGGCAATTCAAAATGGCCCAGACAGGCGGAACATCAGGTGGATGCCTGCCTGAAGCTCTCCTGGATACCCCAATGGATTATGTTTCTTTGGCGAAGGCTGGATCCGCCTTAGGGTCCGGGGCGCTTCTCATAATCGATGACAGCCATCCCATCATTGACATAGCCTGCTGCTTCATGAAATTCTTCAAGCATGAATCATGTGGAAAATGTGCGCCCTGCCGTGAGGGCGTAGACAGGCTCTACGACATCGTGACAAAGATCGCCGAAGGAAAAGGCAGACTTCAAGATCTGGATCTTATACATGAGATCTGTCAGGTTATGCAGGTCACAAGCCTTTGCGGCCTCGGCCAGGCGGCGCCCCTTTCTATCATCACCATGTTGAGACATTATGGCGATGAGATTCGCGACCATATCACCAACAAGAAGGCATGTTTGATAGGAACACATTCGGTCTAG
- the nuoE gene encoding NADH-quinone oxidoreductase subunit NuoE, whose product MQGSKREFPLHDQGRDDEHIFMALERYRGAPDALIPALYDVQREYGYISESAAAAIAEILGIPLSKVYGVATFYTMFRVKPEGEHIIWVCESAPCHVLGAMDILRTLETELGIKIGETTSDGKFSLKFTSCLGTCGVAPAIMIDDVVYGNLTPERVLHVLSEYR is encoded by the coding sequence ATGCAAGGGTCCAAACGGGAGTTTCCCCTGCATGATCAGGGAAGAGATGATGAACATATCTTCATGGCTCTGGAAAGATACCGGGGCGCGCCTGATGCCCTCATTCCCGCTCTTTATGATGTCCAAAGAGAATATGGCTACATTTCGGAATCCGCCGCCGCCGCAATAGCGGAGATCCTGGGCATCCCTCTCAGCAAGGTCTATGGAGTGGCCACCTTCTATACCATGTTCCGAGTCAAGCCTGAGGGTGAACACATCATCTGGGTTTGTGAAAGCGCCCCATGCCATGTCCTGGGCGCTATGGATATCCTGAGGACGCTCGAGACAGAGCTAGGAATAAAAATTGGTGAGACGACATCTGACGGGAAGTTTTCTCTGAAGTTCACCAGTTGCCTTGGAACCTGCGGGGTAGCCCCTGCCATCATGATTGACGATGTTGTCTACGGTAACCTCACCCCCGAGAGAGTTCTTCATGTTCTAAGTGAGTATCGGTAA
- a CDS encoding (2Fe-2S) ferredoxin domain-containing protein: MTRLREGKETVKIVVGMGTCGIAAGARETLAAILDELAKRNLQDVVVTQTGCIGLCEQEPIIDIIRVGQPKVTYGRVTGERARQIIANHVVNGRIIGEWVISTP; the protein is encoded by the coding sequence ATGACTAGATTAAGGGAGGGGAAAGAGACAGTAAAGATCGTAGTCGGAATGGGGACATGTGGGATAGCCGCAGGTGCCCGCGAGACTCTTGCCGCGATCCTGGATGAACTGGCCAAGAGGAATCTCCAGGACGTAGTCGTGACCCAAACCGGCTGCATCGGGCTGTGCGAACAGGAACCAATAATAGATATCATCAGGGTTGGTCAACCCAAGGTTACATATGGTCGTGTAACAGGGGAAAGGGCTCGCCAGATCATAGCAAACCATGTGGTAAACGGGCGTATCATCGGTGAGTGGGTGATTTCTACCCCATAG
- a CDS encoding SoxR reducing system RseC family protein yields MQEMGRVVKVDGNIALVEIERRTACGRCQLCEVGRRGASSIEAYNAARASVGDIVTVEMEGRNVLAAAFIAYMVPLIFMFVGFFVGDAIAPFAGLEANSQTLSAVLGVVFLVGSYGIVHLYDKAISRRGTKPRVVEIINANSGA; encoded by the coding sequence ATGCAGGAAATGGGTAGGGTTGTCAAGGTTGATGGAAATATCGCGCTGGTTGAGATAGAACGCAGGACGGCTTGCGGGAGATGTCAGCTTTGTGAGGTTGGAAGAAGGGGGGCAAGCTCCATCGAGGCATACAATGCAGCGCGGGCATCTGTTGGCGATATAGTGACGGTGGAGATGGAAGGAAGGAATGTTCTAGCTGCTGCCTTCATTGCATATATGGTGCCTCTCATCTTCATGTTTGTCGGTTTCTTCGTGGGAGACGCCATCGCCCCTTTCGCAGGTCTTGAAGCAAATTCACAGACTTTATCTGCGGTCTTGGGAGTTGTGTTCCTTGTCGGATCATATGGCATAGTGCATCTATATGATAAAGCCATTTCCCGGAGAGGGACCAAGCCTAGAGTGGTTGAGATCATTAACGCAAATTCGGGAGCATGA
- a CDS encoding sensor histidine kinase — protein MRELSLHVLDIAQNSLEAGATYIEVTVHEDRISDRLTITIKDNGRGMPPDLLVKVKNPFVTTRQTRKVGLGLSLLAAACEASDGRLDISSGLGAGTVVVATFRLSHIDRAPLGDMASTIVALLACNPGLRVRYEHILVASPGRSGCAGDEYRKFIFDSDALVRLLENVPVSNPRVLCAVREMIEEGIAHMYQEEHQDAGNG, from the coding sequence TTGCGTGAGCTGTCCTTGCATGTGCTGGACATCGCCCAAAATTCGCTGGAGGCAGGGGCGACATACATCGAGGTGACCGTCCATGAAGACCGCATATCAGACAGGTTGACGATAACCATCAAAGACAATGGCCGGGGCATGCCTCCAGATCTCCTTGTGAAGGTCAAGAATCCTTTTGTAACCACGCGACAGACCCGCAAAGTAGGATTGGGCTTGTCCCTTCTTGCTGCAGCGTGTGAGGCTTCGGATGGGCGCCTAGATATCTCGTCCGGGTTGGGGGCTGGCACAGTTGTCGTCGCTACCTTCAGGCTCAGTCACATTGATAGGGCGCCACTTGGTGACATGGCTTCCACCATTGTGGCGCTATTGGCGTGCAACCCCGGACTAAGGGTAAGATACGAGCATATACTTGTGGCGTCGCCTGGCAGGTCGGGATGTGCAGGCGATGAATACCGGAAGTTCATCTTCGATTCAGATGCGCTTGTCAGGCTACTTGAGAATGTGCCTGTGTCGAACCCGAGAGTTCTGTGCGCTGTAAGGGAAATGATAGAAGAGGGGATTGCTCACATGTATCAGGAGGAACATCAAGATGCAGGAAATGGGTAG
- a CDS encoding PHP domain-containing protein gives MSAGYSPITADLHIHTALSPCAEDEMTPARIVEAAISRRLGCIAITDHNSAENVSAVMAAGVARGLWVIPGMEVQTIEEVHILGLFHDLWDVLAFQNVIYSALPPDRNCEEFFGQQLLLDDHDTIVGKCDRLLLASTGLSFEGVCDVISEYGGIAIPSHIDRPAFSVIRTLGFIPPEARVFAVEVSPRTSVKEATQKFPEIARFPIVISSDAHRLVDIGRGFTTLEIRERSLEGLKEALIRERGHSLA, from the coding sequence ATGAGTGCGGGATATTCTCCTATTACTGCAGATCTCCACATCCATACAGCGCTGTCACCTTGCGCAGAGGATGAGATGACGCCGGCCAGGATCGTCGAGGCCGCCATAAGCAGGAGATTGGGCTGTATAGCCATAACAGATCATAATTCCGCTGAAAATGTATCAGCTGTGATGGCTGCAGGCGTGGCGAGGGGACTATGGGTGATTCCTGGCATGGAGGTCCAAACGATCGAGGAAGTGCATATCTTGGGTCTTTTTCATGATTTGTGGGATGTCCTGGCTTTTCAGAATGTCATATATTCAGCTCTCCCCCCTGACCGCAATTGCGAGGAATTCTTCGGACAGCAGCTGCTGTTGGACGACCATGATACCATTGTTGGAAAGTGCGACCGATTGCTCCTGGCTTCCACCGGCCTTTCGTTTGAGGGGGTCTGTGACGTCATTTCGGAATATGGGGGAATCGCCATCCCGTCCCACATTGACAGGCCAGCATTCAGTGTGATAAGGACTCTCGGTTTCATTCCCCCGGAGGCGCGAGTCTTTGCCGTCGAGGTATCCCCCCGAACGTCTGTAAAAGAGGCCACTCAGAAATTTCCGGAGATAGCGCGGTTCCCCATCGTTATATCGTCAGATGCTCACAGGCTGGTCGACATCGGCCGCGGTTTCACGACTCTTGAGATCAGGGAGCGTTCTCTTGAGGGCTTAAAAGAGGCTCTCATCAGAGAGAGGGGACATTCTCTTGCGTGA
- a CDS encoding serine kinase → MTVNEVIKALDLEVAAGRSGLGREIKWGYASDLLSDVMAHALEGTIWVTSQAHQNVVAVALVIDAACVVITEGIKPASDTIKRAESEGIPVLLSDLSTFEVVGRLYQLGIRGGQRS, encoded by the coding sequence GTGACAGTAAATGAGGTGATCAAGGCCCTCGACCTTGAAGTGGCAGCTGGTAGGTCGGGGTTGGGGCGGGAAATCAAATGGGGCTACGCGTCGGATCTCTTGAGCGATGTGATGGCTCATGCTCTTGAGGGCACCATCTGGGTCACGAGCCAGGCTCATCAGAATGTTGTGGCTGTGGCTCTCGTGATAGATGCCGCATGCGTGGTGATAACAGAAGGAATCAAACCCGCAAGTGATACTATAAAGAGAGCGGAATCTGAGGGCATTCCCGTTCTTCTCTCTGATCTTTCCACATTTGAGGTGGTGGGGAGGCTCTATCAGCTTGGGATAAGGGGCGGCCAGAGAAGCTAG
- a CDS encoding 4Fe-4S dicluster domain-containing protein, protein MPSRFHSVYLIEEKCRGCTNCIKRCPTEAIRVREGKARINADRCTDCGECVRTCDNHAKATITDNLDSIRGFKYSIAMPAPSFYSQFYEIGKDKDHIPEKILGALLRMGFDDVFDVARAADIMSYVTRVYVKEHPGGRPFISPACPAVVRLIQVRFPSLLDRIVPVDAPARAAGKLARKKAVAELHLAPEDVGTFFITPCPAKMTWVRDLLSIGINDISGAIAASAIYSEIKRNSDYMNNPGIQYTSASSFGLGWGSSGGENRAVALKNSLVVDGIHNVIAVLEEMELGKLDRLDFIEAQACVGGCVGGALMVRNPFLGRVALEQLASSVGRKDDRPYGGDETKDNGGYLHDDYFPLPETVGREIHELYRQGYFNGAPLVPQPAFKLDEDLARAIAKMERMEQVLESLPGLDCGSCGSPNCRALAEDIVQGLAVETDCVFKLREQIKALAEELFHLAQKDPSAIGKK, encoded by the coding sequence ATGCCTTCGCGGTTTCACTCGGTTTATCTCATAGAGGAGAAGTGCCGGGGATGCACAAACTGCATAAAGAGATGCCCTACCGAGGCTATTCGCGTCCGGGAGGGGAAGGCCCGGATAAATGCTGACAGGTGCACCGATTGCGGCGAGTGCGTCAGGACCTGCGACAACCACGCGAAAGCGACAATCACGGATAACCTTGATTCTATCAGAGGTTTCAAATATTCTATTGCAATGCCTGCTCCATCCTTCTATTCTCAATTCTACGAGATTGGCAAAGATAAAGATCATATACCGGAGAAGATCCTGGGCGCTCTTCTGCGGATGGGCTTTGATGATGTGTTTGATGTAGCTCGGGCAGCGGACATAATGTCATATGTCACGAGGGTCTATGTGAAGGAGCATCCTGGGGGGCGACCTTTTATCTCCCCTGCATGCCCCGCTGTTGTGAGGCTGATCCAGGTAAGATTCCCGAGCCTTCTCGACCGGATCGTTCCGGTGGATGCACCGGCCAGGGCAGCGGGAAAATTAGCGCGGAAAAAAGCTGTAGCTGAGCTACATCTTGCCCCGGAGGATGTCGGAACATTCTTCATTACTCCTTGCCCTGCCAAAATGACCTGGGTCAGGGATCTTTTGAGCATCGGAATAAATGACATAAGCGGCGCCATCGCTGCAAGTGCCATTTATTCTGAGATCAAAAGGAATTCGGATTATATGAACAATCCTGGTATCCAATATACATCAGCCTCATCTTTCGGCCTTGGATGGGGGAGTTCCGGCGGAGAGAATCGGGCGGTAGCCCTTAAGAATTCTCTTGTTGTTGACGGGATTCACAATGTGATAGCGGTGCTGGAGGAGATGGAGCTCGGGAAGTTGGACAGGCTTGACTTTATCGAGGCGCAGGCCTGCGTTGGTGGATGCGTCGGCGGAGCTCTCATGGTCCGTAATCCTTTTTTGGGGCGGGTGGCTCTGGAGCAGCTGGCCTCGAGCGTTGGACGCAAAGATGATAGGCCGTATGGGGGAGATGAAACGAAGGATAACGGCGGATATCTTCATGATGATTATTTCCCTCTGCCTGAGACGGTTGGGAGGGAGATACACGAACTCTACCGGCAAGGGTATTTCAATGGAGCGCCTTTAGTGCCTCAGCCCGCATTCAAATTGGATGAGGATTTGGCGAGAGCCATCGCGAAGATGGAGCGCATGGAGCAGGTCCTTGAGAGCTTGCCAGGGTTGGACTGCGGCTCCTGCGGGTCCCCGAATTGTCGTGCCCTGGCCGAAGATATCGTGCAGGGACTTGCAGTGGAAACGGACTGCGTATTCAAGCTGCGTGAACAAATCAAAGCTCTGGCGGAAGAGCTTTTTCATTTGGCTCAAAAGGACCCTTCCGCTATTGGCAAGAAATAG
- a CDS encoding anti-sigma regulatory factor: protein MTGLSSGGRILDTCRQPLLELSYKVQGGDFASGGEAATRMKRALKQIGIDPDITRRAAIVAYEAEMNIIIHAVAGNLMLRVTPDQIEIIARDEGPGIRDINLAMQEGYSTASEQIREMGFGAGMGLPNMKKFSDELLIESEVGKGTEVIARIHY from the coding sequence ATGACGGGTTTGTCTTCAGGGGGGAGGATACTGGATACTTGCCGGCAGCCACTGTTGGAATTGTCTTATAAGGTGCAGGGCGGTGATTTCGCGTCCGGGGGCGAGGCTGCGACCAGGATGAAACGCGCCCTGAAACAGATAGGCATAGACCCGGATATCACGAGAAGGGCTGCCATCGTTGCATATGAGGCAGAGATGAATATAATAATCCATGCTGTCGCGGGCAATCTCATGCTTAGGGTGACCCCCGACCAGATAGAGATAATCGCCAGGGATGAAGGTCCCGGGATCAGGGATATAAACCTCGCTATGCAGGAAGGATATTCTACTGCCTCTGAACAAATCAGGGAGATGGGGTTCGGGGCAGGGATGGGTTTGCCGAATATGAAGAAGTTCTCCGATGAGCTCTTGATCGAGTCTGAGGTAGGGAAGGGGACCGAGGTTATAGCCCGTATCCATTATTGA